The Pantoea nemavictus genome includes a region encoding these proteins:
- the aroC gene encoding chorismate synthase produces the protein MAGNSIGQVFRVTTFGESHGIALGCIVDGVPPGIPLTEADIQHDLDRRRPGTSRYTTQRREPDQVKILSGVFEGVTTGTSIGLLIENTDQRSQDYGTIKDLFRPGHADYTYEQKYGLRDYRGGGRSSARETAMRVAAGAIAKKYLQMKHGIVVRGYLAQIGDVACELKDWSIVEENPFFCPDASKLEALDELMRGLKKEGDSIGAKVTVLAENVPPGLGEPVFDRLDADLAHALMSINAVKGVEIGDGFAVINQRGSQHRDEIRANGFQSNHAGGILGGISSGQTISANLAMKPTSSITVPGNTITRDGEEVEMITKGRHDPCVGIRAVPIAEAMMAIVLMDHLLRQRAQNGDVNSSVPRW, from the coding sequence ATGGCCGGAAACAGCATCGGACAAGTTTTTCGCGTAACCACTTTTGGCGAGTCGCATGGTATTGCGCTGGGCTGCATCGTTGATGGCGTGCCACCCGGCATTCCGCTCACCGAAGCCGATATTCAGCACGATCTCGATCGCCGTCGTCCTGGCACCTCGCGCTACACCACCCAGCGCCGCGAGCCGGATCAGGTGAAAATTTTGTCCGGCGTGTTTGAGGGCGTCACCACCGGCACCTCGATCGGCCTGCTGATTGAAAACACCGATCAGCGTTCGCAGGATTACGGCACCATCAAAGATCTGTTCCGTCCGGGTCATGCCGATTACACCTACGAGCAGAAATATGGCCTGCGCGACTATCGCGGCGGCGGACGCTCTTCCGCACGTGAAACCGCGATGCGCGTAGCGGCAGGTGCAATTGCCAAGAAGTATCTGCAGATGAAGCACGGTATTGTGGTGCGCGGCTATCTGGCACAGATTGGCGACGTGGCCTGCGAGTTGAAAGACTGGAGCATCGTGGAAGAGAACCCGTTCTTCTGCCCGGATGCGTCCAAGCTGGAGGCGCTGGATGAACTGATGCGCGGCCTGAAAAAAGAGGGCGATTCCATTGGCGCCAAAGTCACCGTGCTGGCCGAAAACGTGCCGCCGGGCTTAGGCGAGCCGGTGTTTGATCGTCTGGATGCGGATCTGGCGCATGCGCTGATGAGCATCAACGCGGTGAAAGGCGTGGAGATCGGCGACGGTTTCGCGGTGATCAACCAGCGTGGCAGCCAGCATCGCGATGAAATTCGTGCGAACGGTTTCCAGAGCAACCACGCGGGCGGCATTTTAGGCGGCATCAGCAGCGGCCAAACCATCAGTGCCAATCTGGCGATGAAGCCAACGTCGAGCATTACCGTGCCAGGCAACACCATCACACGTGACGGCGAAGAAGTGGAGATGATCACTAAAGGTCGTCACGATCCTTGCGTCGGCATCCGTGCGGTACCGATTGCCGAAGCGATGATGGCGATCGTGTTGATGGATCACCTGCTGCGCCAGCGCGCGCAAAACGGTGACGTCAACAGCAGCGTTCCGCGCTGGTAA
- the prmB gene encoding 50S ribosomal protein L3 N(5)-glutamine methyltransferase: MDKIFVDEAVNELHTIQDMLRWAVSRFSAAGIWYGHGTDNPWDEAVQLVLPTLWLPLDIPEDMRNARLTASERHRIVERVIRRVNERIPVAYLTNKAWFCGHEFYVDERVLVPRSPIGELIENRFAGLISDSPNHILDMCTGSGCIAIACAYAFPEAEVDAVDISTDALAVAEQNIEEHGLLNHVTPIRADLFRNLPPVKYDLIVTNPPYVDAEDMDDLPNEYRHEPELGLAAGSDGLKLVRRILACAPEYLTEQGVLICEVGNSMVHMIDQYPDVPFTWLEFDNGGDGVFMLTREQIVAAQHHFSFFKD; the protein is encoded by the coding sequence GTGGACAAGATATTCGTCGATGAGGCAGTGAATGAACTGCACACCATTCAGGACATGCTGCGCTGGGCTGTCAGCCGTTTTTCGGCGGCTGGCATTTGGTACGGTCACGGCACGGATAATCCCTGGGACGAAGCAGTCCAACTGGTTCTGCCGACGCTGTGGCTGCCGCTGGATATTCCAGAAGATATGCGCAACGCGCGCCTGACCGCTAGCGAGCGGCATCGCATTGTCGAGCGCGTAATTCGCCGCGTTAACGAGCGCATTCCGGTGGCTTATCTCACCAATAAAGCCTGGTTCTGTGGCCACGAATTTTACGTTGATGAGCGCGTATTAGTGCCGCGTTCACCGATTGGTGAGCTGATTGAGAACCGTTTTGCCGGTTTGATCAGTGATTCGCCTAATCACATCCTTGATATGTGTACCGGCAGCGGCTGCATCGCCATTGCCTGTGCTTATGCTTTCCCGGAAGCGGAAGTGGATGCAGTGGATATCTCCACCGATGCGCTGGCCGTCGCCGAGCAGAACATTGAAGAGCATGGCTTGCTGAACCACGTCACGCCGATTCGTGCCGATCTGTTCCGCAACTTGCCGCCGGTAAAATACGATCTGATCGTCACCAATCCACCTTACGTGGATGCGGAAGATATGGACGATCTGCCGAACGAATACCGCCACGAGCCGGAGCTTGGCCTGGCTGCGGGTAGCGACGGCCTGAAACTGGTGCGTCGTATTCTGGCCTGTGCGCCAGAATACCTCACCGAGCAGGGCGTGCTGATTTGCGAAGTCGGCAACAGCATGGTGCACATGATCGATCAATATCCAGATGTGCCGTTTACCTGGCTGGAGTTCGATAACGGCGGTGACGGCGTGTTTATGCTGACGCGTGAGCAAATTGTCGCAGCACAGCATCACTTCTCATTCTTTAAAGACTAA
- the smrB gene encoding endonuclease SmrB: protein MSKKTPLSQDDQEMFRQLMSGTRKLKQDTIVHKPVVKTRERPLKRLISEQADNSHYFSDEFQPLLSSEGPVRYVRADVSHYEQKKLRRGDYTPEIFLDLHGLTQMQAKQELGALIAACRREHLFCASVMTGHGKHILKQQTPLWLAQHPHVMAFHQAPKMFGGDAALLVLIEVEEWQPPELP, encoded by the coding sequence ATGAGTAAGAAAACGCCGCTAAGCCAGGACGACCAGGAGATGTTCCGCCAGTTGATGAGTGGAACCCGCAAATTGAAACAGGACACTATCGTACATAAACCGGTGGTGAAAACGCGCGAACGGCCGTTGAAACGTCTGATTTCAGAACAAGCAGATAATAGCCATTACTTCTCTGACGAGTTTCAGCCGCTGTTATCCAGCGAAGGACCGGTGCGTTATGTGCGTGCTGACGTCAGCCATTACGAGCAGAAGAAATTGCGTCGCGGCGATTACACGCCGGAAATTTTTCTCGATTTACATGGCTTAACGCAAATGCAGGCTAAACAGGAACTCGGCGCGTTGATCGCCGCCTGTCGCCGTGAGCATCTGTTCTGCGCCAGCGTGATGACCGGGCACGGCAAACACATTCTCAAGCAGCAAACGCCGCTATGGCTGGCGCAGCATCCGCACGTGATGGCATTTCATCAGGCACCGAAAATGTTCGGCGGCGACGCGGCGCTGCTGGTGCTGATAGAAGTGGAAGAGTGGCAACCGCCAGAACTGCCGTAA
- the sixA gene encoding phosphohistidine phosphatase SixA yields the protein MQVFIMRHGDAALEAASDSVRPLTLCGCDESRQMASWLNGKTPEIDRVLVSPYLRAEQTLATVRETLKLPEGQDVLPELTPGGDPGMVACYLQALAQKGVKSALVISHLPLVGYLVSELCPQEAPPMFATSAIACVNFDADACEGKLEWQVSPSKLAKAI from the coding sequence ATGCAAGTTTTTATCATGCGTCATGGCGACGCAGCTCTGGAAGCAGCGAGTGATTCAGTTCGTCCTCTCACCCTCTGTGGCTGTGACGAATCGCGTCAAATGGCGAGCTGGCTCAACGGCAAAACGCCAGAAATCGATCGGGTTTTAGTCAGTCCCTATTTGCGTGCCGAGCAAACGCTCGCAACGGTACGTGAAACGCTGAAGTTGCCGGAAGGGCAGGATGTGTTACCGGAACTGACGCCGGGTGGCGATCCAGGCATGGTGGCCTGTTATCTGCAGGCGCTGGCGCAGAAAGGCGTTAAGTCAGCATTGGTGATTTCGCATCTGCCGCTGGTGGGTTATCTGGTGTCTGAACTTTGCCCGCAGGAAGCGCCGCCAATGTTCGCCACCTCAGCGATAGCCTGCGTAAACTTTGATGCAGATGCCTGCGAAGGTAAGCTGGAGTGGCAGGTCAGCCCGTCAAAATTGGCTAAAGCAATTTAA
- the fadJ gene encoding fatty acid oxidation complex subunit alpha FadJ: MSESAFHLQMRLDHVGVITIDVPGEKMNTLKAEFVPQIKAVLDEARSHKDLAGLVLISGKRDNFVAGADISMIASCKTAEEAEALARQGQDVMAMIAALPFPVVAAIHGACLGGGLELALACDARICSLDDKTRLGLPEVQLGLLPGSGGTQRLPRLIGVQQALPLILTGKQLRAKQALKLGIVDDAVPQSILLDTAIARVHKGKGARRELSRRDRLLQGPIARQVLFSLAQRQTHSKTQGNYPAAERILQVVRIGLEQGSAAGHEAEARAFGQLAMTPESAALRSLFFASTALKKEAMASVEPQTLKQIGVLGGGLMGGGIASVTALKAGLPVRIKDINLSGVNHALEYSWDLLSKKVKRRQLKAAERQQHMARISGGIDYQGFSQRDLVIEAVFEDLALKQQMVSEIESHCQPHTIFASNTSSLPIGDIAANAQRPENVIGLHYFSPVDKMPLVEVIPHANTSAQTLANTVQLARQQGKTAVVVADRPGFYVNRILTPYINEALHCLQEGEPIEHIDRALVKFGFPVGPLQLLDEVGIDVGSKISPILEQAYGARFSAPAAANAILADGRKGRKNHKGFYLYQRSRWPGKRKADASIYSLLNTKPQARQSETQIAERCVMMLLNEAARCLDEAVIRNARDGDIAAVFGIGFPPFLGGPFRYMDQRGVGDIVKALRSLMQQYGERFTPCEALIALSEEQTNFYTSAQS; this comes from the coding sequence ATGAGTGAATCTGCTTTTCATTTACAGATGCGTCTTGACCACGTCGGTGTGATTACCATCGATGTGCCGGGCGAGAAGATGAACACGCTGAAGGCCGAGTTTGTGCCACAGATTAAAGCGGTGCTGGATGAAGCACGCAGCCATAAGGATTTGGCGGGATTGGTGTTGATCTCCGGCAAGCGCGATAACTTTGTTGCCGGTGCGGATATCAGCATGATTGCCAGCTGCAAAACGGCGGAAGAAGCCGAAGCGCTGGCGAGGCAGGGCCAGGATGTGATGGCGATGATTGCCGCGTTGCCGTTTCCGGTGGTGGCGGCGATTCACGGTGCCTGCCTTGGCGGCGGCCTGGAACTGGCGTTAGCCTGCGATGCGCGCATCTGTTCACTGGATGACAAAACGCGTCTCGGTTTGCCGGAAGTACAGCTCGGTTTACTGCCAGGTTCCGGCGGCACGCAGCGTTTGCCACGGCTGATTGGCGTGCAGCAGGCGCTGCCGTTAATCCTTACGGGCAAACAGTTGCGGGCTAAACAGGCACTCAAGCTCGGCATTGTTGACGATGCGGTGCCGCAATCGATTCTGCTGGATACAGCGATTGCACGCGTACATAAAGGAAAAGGCGCACGCCGGGAGCTATCGCGCCGTGATCGCCTGCTGCAGGGACCGATTGCGCGTCAGGTGCTGTTTTCCCTAGCCCAGCGTCAAACCCACAGCAAAACCCAGGGTAACTATCCGGCAGCCGAGCGCATTCTGCAGGTGGTGCGCATCGGTCTGGAGCAGGGCAGCGCCGCCGGGCATGAAGCAGAAGCACGCGCCTTTGGCCAGTTGGCGATGACACCTGAATCGGCGGCGCTGCGCAGCCTGTTTTTCGCCTCAACCGCTTTAAAGAAAGAGGCGATGGCGAGTGTCGAACCGCAAACGCTAAAACAGATTGGCGTACTGGGCGGCGGGTTGATGGGCGGCGGCATTGCCAGCGTTACGGCGTTGAAAGCCGGGTTACCGGTGCGCATTAAAGACATCAATCTCAGCGGCGTGAATCATGCTCTTGAGTACAGCTGGGATCTGCTGAGTAAAAAGGTGAAACGGCGCCAGCTGAAAGCAGCCGAACGTCAGCAGCACATGGCGCGCATTAGCGGCGGTATTGATTACCAGGGTTTTAGTCAGCGCGATTTGGTGATTGAAGCGGTGTTTGAGGATTTAGCGCTTAAGCAGCAGATGGTTAGCGAAATTGAAAGTCATTGCCAGCCGCATACGATTTTTGCCTCCAACACCTCGTCATTACCGATTGGCGATATCGCTGCCAATGCGCAGCGTCCCGAAAATGTTATCGGCCTGCATTACTTTAGTCCGGTAGACAAAATGCCGCTGGTTGAGGTGATTCCGCATGCCAACACCTCGGCACAAACGCTGGCGAATACGGTGCAGCTGGCACGGCAGCAGGGAAAAACTGCGGTGGTTGTAGCCGATCGTCCTGGCTTTTACGTCAACCGCATCCTTACGCCGTATATAAATGAAGCACTGCACTGTTTGCAGGAAGGTGAGCCGATCGAGCATATCGACCGTGCGCTGGTCAAATTCGGTTTCCCGGTCGGGCCGCTGCAGCTGCTGGATGAAGTGGGAATTGATGTCGGCAGTAAAATCAGCCCGATTCTCGAGCAGGCTTATGGCGCACGTTTTAGCGCACCCGCCGCTGCGAACGCGATTCTCGCTGACGGCAGGAAAGGGCGCAAAAACCACAAAGGTTTCTATCTCTATCAACGCTCGCGCTGGCCGGGTAAACGCAAAGCGGATGCGTCCATCTACAGCTTGTTGAACACCAAGCCGCAGGCGAGGCAGAGCGAAACACAAATTGCCGAACGCTGCGTCATGATGCTGCTAAATGAGGCGGCACGTTGCCTGGATGAAGCGGTGATCCGCAACGCGCGTGACGGGGATATCGCTGCCGTGTTTGGCATCGGTTTCCCGCCATTTCTCGGTGGGCCGTTCCGCTATATGGATCAGCGCGGAGTTGGCGATATCGTTAAAGCATTAAGGTCATTAATGCAGCAATACGGCGAACGTTTTACGCCTTGTGAGGCGCTGATTGCATTGTCAGAAGAACAAACGAATTTTTACACTTCTGCACAATCATGA
- the fadI gene encoding acetyl-CoA C-acyltransferase FadI, whose amino-acid sequence MSKAQPLLTRQGERIAITHGLRTPFVRQATDFHGIPALELGRMVVSELMARSELPVEVIDQLVFGQVVQMPEAPNIAREIVLSSGLSVHTDAYSVSRACATSFQAVANVAESLMAGTIDAAIAGGADSSSVLPIGVSKTLARALVDLNKARSFSQKLSILRRLRPRDLLPVPPAVAEYSTGLRMGDTAEQMAKSHGITRQQQDALALRSHQHAARAWQSGVLAQEVMPAFVPPWKAPIEQDNNIRFNASAADYAKLRPAFDRRHGSVTAANSTPLTDGAAAVILMREGRARELGIKPLGYLRSYAFTAIDVWQDMLLGPAYASPLALDRAGITLNDLTLIDMHEAFAAQTLANLKMFRDERFAREVLNRSHALGEVNEERFNVLGGSIAYGHPFAATGARMITQTLHELQRRGGGLGLVTACAAGGLGSAMVLEAE is encoded by the coding sequence ATGAGCAAAGCGCAGCCGCTGCTGACGCGTCAGGGTGAACGTATCGCCATAACCCATGGATTGCGCACGCCTTTTGTCCGCCAGGCGACAGATTTTCACGGTATTCCCGCGCTTGAGTTAGGGCGCATGGTGGTGAGTGAACTGATGGCGCGCAGTGAATTGCCGGTGGAGGTGATCGATCAATTGGTGTTTGGCCAGGTGGTGCAGATGCCGGAAGCGCCTAATATCGCGCGTGAAATTGTCCTGAGCAGCGGATTAAGCGTACACACCGATGCTTATAGCGTCAGTCGTGCCTGCGCCACCAGCTTCCAGGCGGTGGCAAACGTGGCGGAGAGCCTGATGGCAGGCACCATTGATGCCGCGATTGCCGGTGGCGCGGACTCTTCTTCAGTGTTACCGATTGGCGTCAGCAAAACTCTGGCGCGTGCCCTGGTCGATCTTAATAAAGCGCGCAGCTTTAGCCAGAAACTCAGTATTCTTCGTCGTTTACGTCCGCGCGATTTGTTGCCGGTGCCACCGGCGGTGGCGGAGTACTCCACCGGGCTGCGTATGGGCGATACCGCCGAGCAGATGGCGAAAAGCCACGGCATCACGCGCCAACAGCAGGACGCGTTAGCGCTGCGTTCGCACCAGCATGCGGCGCGCGCCTGGCAATCCGGTGTGCTGGCGCAGGAGGTGATGCCCGCTTTTGTGCCACCGTGGAAAGCCCCTATCGAGCAGGACAACAATATTCGTTTCAACGCTAGCGCTGCAGATTACGCCAAACTACGCCCGGCGTTTGATCGTCGCCACGGGTCGGTTACGGCTGCTAACAGCACGCCGCTGACCGATGGCGCGGCGGCGGTGATTCTGATGCGTGAAGGCCGAGCGCGCGAGCTTGGCATCAAACCGCTGGGCTATCTGCGCAGCTACGCTTTCACCGCCATTGATGTCTGGCAGGATATGCTGCTTGGTCCGGCGTATGCCTCACCGCTGGCGCTGGATCGTGCCGGTATCACGCTAAATGATCTGACGCTGATTGATATGCACGAAGCCTTTGCTGCGCAGACGCTGGCGAACCTGAAGATGTTCCGCGATGAACGTTTTGCGCGCGAGGTGTTGAATCGCTCCCATGCGTTAGGCGAAGTGAATGAAGAGCGTTTTAATGTGCTCGGCGGATCAATTGCTTATGGCCATCCCTTTGCCGCGACCGGCGCGCGCATGATCACACAAACGCTGCATGAACTGCAGCGGCGCGGCGGTGGTTTAGGGTTAGTCACCGCCTGTGCGGCGGGGGGCTTAGGCTCGGCAATGGTTCTGGAGGCTGAATAA
- a CDS encoding YfcZ/YiiS family protein produces the protein MTDAINKCSANETAACCCVDVGTVMDNTDCTASWSGVFADRHAADAMLAYLTERARQVESDPCDIHAEFAEEGDAVRLTIDFTFACQAETLIFQLGLR, from the coding sequence ATGACTGATGCCATTAATAAATGTAGTGCGAATGAAACGGCCGCCTGCTGCTGCGTAGATGTCGGTACCGTGATGGATAACACCGATTGCACCGCAAGCTGGTCTGGCGTATTTGCCGATCGCCATGCGGCGGATGCGATGCTCGCGTACCTGACTGAACGCGCGCGTCAGGTAGAATCCGATCCCTGTGACATTCACGCTGAATTTGCTGAAGAGGGCGACGCGGTGCGCCTGACCATCGACTTCACCTTTGCCTGCCAGGCCGAAACCCTGATTTTCCAGCTCGGCTTACGCTAA
- the fadL gene encoding long-chain fatty acid transporter FadL, producing the protein MNHKNLFAKSAVAAAVTLVCSHVYAAGFQLNEFSAIGLGRAYSGEGAMGDTAASASRNPATMALMDRPSFSIGAVYIDPEVDITGQSPSGRSLDSKNIAPNQWIPNIHYVQPINDQWWIGASATSNYGLATEFNDGYTAGGYGGKTDLMTGNFNISTAYRLNEHFSFGIGFDAVYAKAKIERYAGESGAALGIPANTQIAHLKGDEWGYGWNAGILYEVDKDNRFGFTYRSEVKIDFDGDYKSSLPTYVNSLPQAQLLGLPYGTGGSTIPGSLTLNLPEMWEVSGYHKVAPQWAVHYSLAYTSWSQFQELKATGSNGQTLFYKDEGFHDAYRIALGTSYFYDDNWTFRTGIAFDDSPVPADKRSISIPDQDRLWLSAGASYAFNEDASVDVGVSYMHGQKVTVKEGPYTFNSEGKAWLYGANFNYKF; encoded by the coding sequence ATGAACCATAAAAACCTGTTTGCAAAGTCAGCTGTGGCAGCTGCAGTAACGCTCGTCTGTTCCCATGTTTACGCCGCAGGCTTTCAGCTTAATGAATTTTCAGCAATTGGTTTAGGTCGTGCTTATTCGGGTGAAGGTGCGATGGGTGATACCGCCGCCTCTGCCAGCCGTAACCCGGCAACCATGGCATTAATGGATCGCCCCTCTTTTTCCATCGGCGCGGTTTATATTGATCCCGAAGTAGACATCACCGGTCAGAGCCCATCTGGTCGCAGCCTTGATTCAAAAAATATTGCCCCAAACCAGTGGATTCCCAATATCCACTATGTTCAGCCAATTAACGATCAGTGGTGGATTGGCGCTTCGGCCACTTCCAATTATGGTCTGGCAACCGAATTTAATGATGGCTATACCGCGGGCGGTTACGGCGGTAAAACCGACCTGATGACCGGCAATTTTAATATCAGCACCGCTTATCGACTGAATGAACACTTCAGCTTCGGTATTGGATTTGATGCGGTGTATGCAAAAGCCAAAATTGAGCGTTATGCCGGTGAATCAGGTGCCGCGCTGGGCATTCCCGCCAATACCCAAATTGCCCATTTAAAGGGTGATGAATGGGGCTACGGCTGGAATGCCGGCATTCTGTATGAAGTGGATAAAGACAACCGCTTCGGCTTTACCTATCGCTCAGAAGTTAAAATCGACTTTGATGGTGATTACAAAAGCAGCCTGCCAACCTACGTAAACTCTCTGCCGCAGGCGCAGCTGCTCGGCCTGCCTTACGGCACTGGCGGCTCAACCATCCCAGGCTCTCTGACGCTGAATCTGCCAGAGATGTGGGAAGTCTCCGGCTACCACAAAGTCGCACCGCAGTGGGCGGTTCACTACAGCCTGGCGTACACCAGCTGGAGCCAATTCCAGGAGCTGAAAGCCACCGGCAGCAACGGTCAGACGTTGTTCTATAAAGATGAAGGGTTCCACGATGCCTATCGTATCGCATTGGGTACCTCTTACTTCTATGACGACAACTGGACCTTCCGTACCGGTATCGCCTTCGATGACAGCCCGGTTCCTGCCGATAAGCGTTCCATCTCCATCCCGGATCAGGATCGTCTATGGCTGAGCGCCGGTGCATCTTACGCATTTAATGAAGATGCCTCGGTAGACGTGGGTGTTTCTTACATGCACGGACAGAAAGTTACCGTCAAAGAGGGCCCCTATACCTTTAACTCTGAAGGTAAGGCATGGCTCTACGGCGCGAACTTTAACTACAAGTTCTGA
- the mlaA gene encoding phospholipid-binding lipoprotein MlaA has translation MNNRLTGLALASLLLVGCASSKPADNTEPAQRSDPLEGFNRTMFNFNYNVLDPYVLRPVAVAWRDYVPVPARSGLSNVLGNLEEPASMVNAILVGEPRQAGIHFTRFFLNTVLGLGGFIDVAGKANPELAREVPHRFGSTLGRYGVGYGPYVELPAYGSFTIREDGGDFVDTLYPVLSWLSWPISVGKWTLEGIETRAQLLDSDAILRQQQDPYAFIRNAYFQRHDFIANGGKLKPEDNPNASAIQDDLKDIDSQ, from the coding sequence ATGAATAACCGCCTGACCGGTTTGGCGTTGGCCAGTTTATTGTTGGTAGGTTGCGCCAGTTCTAAACCGGCCGACAATACGGAGCCTGCTCAGCGCAGCGATCCGTTGGAAGGCTTCAACCGCACGATGTTTAACTTCAACTACAACGTGCTGGATCCGTATGTGCTGCGCCCGGTGGCGGTCGCCTGGCGTGATTATGTGCCGGTACCGGCACGTAGCGGCCTGAGCAATGTGCTCGGTAACCTGGAAGAACCTGCCAGCATGGTCAACGCCATTTTGGTTGGGGAACCGCGCCAGGCGGGCATCCACTTCACCCGCTTCTTCCTTAACACTGTTTTAGGGCTGGGTGGCTTCATTGACGTGGCAGGTAAAGCCAATCCGGAACTGGCACGTGAAGTGCCACACCGCTTTGGTAGCACGCTCGGTCGTTATGGCGTGGGTTACGGCCCGTATGTTGAATTACCTGCGTACGGCAGTTTTACCATTCGTGAAGATGGTGGTGACTTCGTCGATACGCTCTATCCGGTGCTGAGCTGGCTGAGCTGGCCGATTTCGGTGGGTAAATGGACGCTGGAAGGTATTGAAACGCGCGCGCAATTGTTGGATTCCGATGCCATCCTGCGCCAGCAACAAGATCCTTACGCCTTTATTCGTAATGCCTACTTCCAGCGGCATGACTTTATCGCCAACGGCGGTAAGCTGAAGCCGGAAGATAATCCGAACGCCAGCGCGATTCAGGATGATCTTAAGGACATCGATTCTCAATAA
- the ccmI gene encoding c-type cytochrome biogenesis protein CcmI encodes MTGFWITLIILLLAAIALFLRAGWRQREAVTGDRDRLNTDFYQQRLRELEHDEEEGVVAERPEMVRELQQTLLTDVPQQDAATIHRSSRWVLLPGVIVLLVVSVGMYLKTGGLTQQTAFVSVQQEYPALRARVMDPKAQPLTMEELARLQLGLRNSLQNDANNLNDWAMLGRLGMVLNNATDASQAFEHALQLAPDNLELQQDYAEVLTRSSDPQDNRQANVMLKELLKRDHSDVRTLSLLAFNAFEQQQYNEAIGAWQVMLKLLPPGDRRITMIERSIEQAKTDAGQQNSQLALTVSLTPQAEKMLPQGGVMYISVSDGVSPVPVAVKRLPLSHFPLSLTLDDSNAMMPDRLLSAQHQVQVRVRISRDGSANPQSGDWFGLSAVTPWDGHQQLAVEINQQQP; translated from the coding sequence ATGACTGGATTCTGGATTACCCTGATTATTTTGCTGCTGGCGGCCATCGCGCTGTTTCTGCGTGCAGGCTGGCGTCAGCGCGAAGCCGTAACCGGCGATCGCGATCGCCTCAATACCGATTTCTATCAACAGCGTCTGCGCGAGCTGGAGCATGATGAAGAAGAGGGCGTGGTGGCTGAGCGCCCGGAAATGGTGCGTGAACTGCAACAAACGCTGTTAACCGACGTTCCTCAGCAGGATGCTGCCACTATTCATCGCAGCAGCCGCTGGGTATTGCTGCCGGGCGTCATCGTGCTGTTGGTGGTGTCGGTGGGGATGTATTTGAAAACTGGTGGCTTAACGCAGCAGACGGCATTTGTCAGCGTACAGCAGGAGTATCCTGCCTTGCGGGCGCGCGTCATGGATCCTAAAGCCCAGCCGTTAACCATGGAAGAGCTGGCGCGCTTGCAGCTCGGGCTGCGCAACTCGCTGCAGAACGACGCAAATAATCTCAATGACTGGGCGATGCTCGGTCGTCTTGGCATGGTGCTGAATAATGCTACCGATGCCAGCCAGGCTTTTGAACACGCGCTCCAGCTGGCGCCAGACAATCTGGAGTTGCAGCAGGATTACGCCGAAGTGCTGACGCGCTCCAGCGATCCGCAGGACAACCGCCAGGCCAACGTGATGCTTAAAGAGCTGCTGAAACGCGATCACAGCGATGTGCGCACGTTGAGTCTGCTGGCATTTAACGCCTTTGAGCAGCAGCAGTACAATGAAGCGATTGGCGCCTGGCAGGTGATGTTGAAACTGTTACCGCCGGGCGATCGACGCATCACCATGATCGAACGCAGCATTGAACAAGCGAAAACCGATGCGGGGCAGCAAAATAGCCAGCTGGCATTGACGGTGAGTTTGACGCCGCAGGCAGAAAAAATGTTACCGCAAGGCGGAGTGATGTATATTTCTGTGTCTGACGGTGTTTCACCGGTGCCTGTGGCTGTGAAGCGTTTACCGCTGAGCCACTTCCCGTTATCGCTTACGCTAGATGACAGCAATGCCATGATGCCCGATCGCCTGCTTTCGGCGCAGCATCAGGTGCAGGTCAGGGTGCGCATTTCGCGCGACGGCAGTGCCAATCCCCAGTCTGGCGACTGGTTTGGTTTAAGCGCGGTCACACCCTGGGATGGTCATCAGCAATTGGCTGTGGAAATTAATCAACAGCAGCCCTGA
- a CDS encoding cytochrome c-type biogenesis protein CcmH: protein MKRLLLLLAGILLSTSLWAAIDTYQFDSVQQEEQYRELTASLRCPKCQNNSIADSNAMIAADMRLKVYELMKQGENRQQIIDYMVARYGNFVTYEPPVTPSTLILWVGPALFVVLGAVIIILRNRRGKARNELDDNEQQRLAALLKRDGKP, encoded by the coding sequence GTGAAACGACTGCTTCTTTTATTGGCGGGCATTCTGCTCAGTACCAGCCTGTGGGCAGCGATTGATACCTATCAGTTCGATTCGGTACAGCAGGAAGAGCAATACCGCGAGCTCACCGCATCCTTACGTTGTCCGAAATGCCAGAACAACAGCATTGCCGACTCCAATGCCATGATCGCCGCAGATATGCGTCTCAAAGTCTACGAATTGATGAAGCAGGGCGAAAACCGTCAGCAGATCATCGACTACATGGTGGCGCGTTACGGCAACTTCGTCACCTATGAGCCGCCGGTCACACCGTCCACGTTGATTTTGTGGGTTGGTCCGGCGCTGTTCGTGGTACTGGGCGCGGTGATTATTATCCTGCGCAATCGGCGCGGCAAAGCGCGGAACGAATTAGACGACAATGAACAACAGCGCCTTGCGGCGTTACTCAAGCGTGACGGGAAGCCGTAA